A region from the Nostoc sp. HK-01 genome encodes:
- the psbT gene encoding photosystem II reaction center protein T has translation MESVAYILIFTLCIGVLFFAIAFREPPRIEKKDE, from the coding sequence ATGGAAAGCGTTGCATACATTTTAATTTTTACTTTGTGCATAGGCGTTCTGTTTTTTGCGATCGCCTTCCGCGAACCTCCCCGCATTGAGAAAAAAGACGAGTAG
- a CDS encoding pentapeptide repeat-containing protein, with amino-acid sequence MSEINYQQPINTVATLLEKYAEGERDFSKAELGDADLAGVNLKGSDLSYADLNSANLADANLRGTDLSFCDLSQANLRNADLRGALLMSADLRQADLQGAKLEKADCDRSTHFPPDFDLVQAGIQLKSDT; translated from the coding sequence ATGTCTGAAATAAATTATCAACAGCCGATTAATACGGTGGCTACTCTTTTAGAAAAATATGCTGAGGGAGAACGGGATTTTAGTAAAGCCGAACTCGGTGATGCTGATTTGGCAGGGGTTAACCTTAAAGGTTCAGACCTGAGTTATGCTGACTTAAACAGTGCGAATCTTGCAGATGCTAATCTCCGAGGAACTGACCTCAGCTTTTGTGACCTCTCGCAAGCTAATTTGAGAAATGCAGATTTGCGGGGAGCATTATTGATGTCAGCTGATCTCCGCCAAGCTGATCTCCAAGGTGCAAAGTTAGAAAAAGCAGATTGCGATCGCAGTACTCATTTTCCCCCAGATTTTGATTTAGTTCAGGCTGGAATCCAACTAAAATCAGACACCTAA
- a CDS encoding photosystem antenna protein-like — translation MGLPWYRVHTVVLNDPGRLISVHLMHTALVAGWAGSMALYELAIYDPSDPVLNPMWRQGMFVLPFMARLGVTQSWGGWSVTGGPASDPGFWSFEGVAAAHIVLSGLLFLAAVWHWVYWDLELFRDPRTGEPALDLPKMFGIHLFLSGLLCFGFGAFHLTGLYGPGMWISDAYGVTGSVQAVAPEWGPDGFNPFNPGGIVAHHIAAGVVGIIAGLFHLTVRPPERLYKALRMGNIETVLSSSIAAVFFAAFVVAGTMWYGSATTPIELFGPTRYQWDQGYFRQEIDRRVQASVANGASLSEAWSQIPEKLAFYDYVGNSPAKGGLFRTGPMVKGDGIAQSWQGHAVFTDAEGRELTVRRLPNFFETFPVILTDSDGVVRADIPFRRAESKYSFEQTGVTVSFYGGDLNGKTFTDPADVKKYARKAQGGEIFEFDRETLNSDGVFRTSPRGWFTFGHAVFALLFFFGHLWHGARTIYRDVFAGVEADLEEQVEWGLFQKVGDKSTRRKEAL, via the coding sequence ATGGGACTACCTTGGTACCGAGTACATACAGTTGTTCTGAACGATCCAGGGCGGCTGATTTCTGTACACTTGATGCACACAGCCCTAGTGGCAGGCTGGGCTGGTTCAATGGCGTTGTATGAACTAGCCATTTACGACCCCAGCGATCCAGTTCTTAACCCCATGTGGCGACAAGGGATGTTCGTGCTGCCCTTCATGGCACGTCTAGGCGTTACCCAATCTTGGGGTGGCTGGAGCGTCACAGGTGGCCCGGCGAGTGACCCTGGTTTCTGGTCTTTTGAAGGTGTAGCTGCTGCTCACATCGTACTTTCTGGTTTATTATTCCTAGCCGCAGTTTGGCACTGGGTTTATTGGGATTTGGAACTCTTTAGAGATCCTCGCACTGGTGAACCAGCCTTAGACTTGCCCAAGATGTTCGGGATTCACCTGTTCTTATCTGGGTTACTCTGTTTTGGTTTTGGCGCATTCCACCTCACCGGACTTTACGGCCCAGGTATGTGGATTTCTGATGCTTACGGAGTTACCGGAAGCGTGCAAGCGGTAGCACCAGAATGGGGACCAGATGGCTTTAACCCCTTTAATCCCGGTGGTATTGTGGCTCACCACATAGCTGCTGGTGTTGTTGGCATTATTGCTGGTTTATTCCACCTCACAGTTAGACCCCCCGAAAGGCTATACAAAGCTCTACGGATGGGGAACATCGAAACCGTACTTTCTAGCAGTATTGCTGCGGTATTCTTTGCAGCTTTCGTCGTTGCCGGCACTATGTGGTACGGTAGCGCTACAACCCCAATTGAACTTTTTGGCCCTACCCGCTACCAATGGGATCAAGGCTACTTCCGTCAAGAAATTGACCGTCGTGTTCAAGCTAGTGTTGCTAACGGTGCAAGCTTGTCTGAAGCTTGGTCACAAATTCCTGAAAAGCTGGCATTCTACGATTACGTTGGTAATAGCCCCGCCAAAGGTGGTCTGTTCCGTACAGGGCCTATGGTTAAGGGTGATGGTATTGCTCAGTCTTGGCAAGGTCACGCCGTCTTCACAGATGCTGAAGGTAGAGAATTGACTGTACGTCGTCTACCTAACTTCTTTGAAACTTTCCCCGTAATTTTGACCGACAGCGATGGTGTTGTCCGCGCTGACATTCCTTTCCGTCGGGCAGAATCCAAGTATAGCTTTGAACAAACTGGTGTCACTGTTAGCTTCTACGGTGGCGACTTAAATGGTAAGACCTTCACAGATCCTGCTGATGTGAAGAAATATGCCCGTAAAGCTCAAGGCGGCGAAATATTTGAATTTGACCGCGAAACCTTGAACTCTGACGGTGTATTCCGTACCAGTCCTAGAGGTTGGTTTACCTTTGGACACGCAGTATTCGCTTTATTGTTCTTCTTCGGACACTTATGGCACGGCGCTCGGACAATCTACCGAGACGTATTTGCTGGTGTAGAAGCCGACCTAGAAGAACAAGTCGAATGGGGTTTGTTCCAGAAAGTGGGTGATAAATCAACCCGCCGGAAGGAAGCCCTCTAA
- a CDS encoding family 1 extracellular solute-binding protein: MTLFPLSLRRWGRLTQFLSLFCLCLFLVISCGTRQQANTTPSGNANTPGGDGRITIGTTAKPRTLDPADAYELASLGLVFNMSDRLYTYEPGSTEIKPQLATSLPKVSPDGLTYTIPLRQGVVFHDGTPFNAKAMEFSIQRFIENKGKPSFLLADTVNSVTATGENELTIKLKKPFAAFPSLLAFSGVCAVSPKAYEIGAGKFKPNTFVGTGPYKLAQYGTDSLRMDVFDKYWGDKPANQGVNVQIQTSPVNLFNAFRTGAVDVAYLSLQPDQIRSLEDGSKKGDWQAITAQGSVVSYLVLNRNQKPLDKPEVRQAIAAIIDRPLLNERVLYGQADALYSMIPTTFNVSQPLFKDKYGDGKFDQAKELLTKAGYSKENPVKIPVWYPSSSPTRSLAAQTLKSLADTKMDGIVQLEVNTVEGPTFFKDISKGLYPAALLDWYPDFLDPDNYVQPFLACQKGSDAKGCEDGGSQTQGSFYYSETMNKLIDQQRKEQNPAAREKIFAQIQTQVANDVPYVPLWQNKDYVFAQKGVANVQLDPTQNLIYKTIKK, translated from the coding sequence ATGACGTTATTTCCTTTGTCCCTGCGAAGGTGGGGGCGGCTGACACAATTCCTATCTCTATTTTGTCTGTGTTTATTTTTAGTCATCAGTTGTGGTACGCGACAACAAGCAAATACCACGCCGTCAGGTAATGCAAATACTCCTGGGGGTGATGGTCGCATTACTATTGGTACAACTGCAAAGCCGAGAACTTTAGATCCGGCGGATGCTTATGAGTTGGCATCGTTGGGTTTAGTGTTTAATATGAGCGATCGCCTGTACACTTACGAACCAGGTAGTACAGAAATTAAGCCCCAACTGGCGACAAGTTTACCAAAAGTCAGCCCAGATGGTTTAACTTACACTATACCCCTACGCCAAGGAGTAGTGTTCCACGATGGCACACCCTTCAATGCTAAAGCAATGGAGTTTAGTATTCAGCGATTTATTGAAAATAAAGGTAAACCTTCTTTTTTGTTAGCTGATACAGTAAACTCAGTAACCGCTACAGGTGAAAACGAGCTAACAATCAAGCTCAAAAAACCCTTTGCTGCATTTCCCTCCTTACTCGCGTTTTCTGGAGTGTGTGCAGTTTCACCCAAAGCTTACGAAATTGGTGCTGGTAAATTTAAACCTAATACATTTGTAGGTACTGGCCCTTACAAATTAGCCCAGTATGGTACAGACTCATTGCGGATGGATGTCTTTGATAAATATTGGGGAGACAAACCAGCCAATCAAGGCGTTAACGTCCAAATTCAAACAAGTCCAGTTAACTTGTTTAACGCCTTTCGGACAGGTGCAGTAGATGTAGCTTATTTATCATTACAACCTGATCAAATTCGCAGTTTGGAAGATGGCAGTAAAAAAGGAGATTGGCAAGCGATTACAGCCCAAGGTAGTGTGGTAAGTTATCTGGTATTAAATCGCAATCAAAAACCCTTAGATAAACCAGAAGTTAGACAAGCGATCGCCGCAATTATTGATCGTCCATTATTAAATGAGCGAGTTTTATACGGTCAAGCTGATGCGCTTTACAGTATGATTCCTACTACATTCAACGTTTCCCAACCATTATTTAAAGATAAATATGGTGATGGTAAATTTGATCAAGCTAAAGAATTATTAACTAAAGCTGGCTACTCAAAAGAAAATCCTGTCAAAATTCCAGTTTGGTATCCTTCAAGTTCACCAACTCGGAGTTTAGCAGCCCAGACGCTCAAATCCCTTGCTGATACTAAAATGGATGGCATTGTCCAATTAGAAGTCAACACAGTAGAAGGGCCGACTTTCTTTAAAGACATTTCTAAAGGTTTATATCCCGCAGCTTTGCTTGATTGGTATCCAGACTTTTTAGATCCTGATAATTACGTCCAACCCTTCTTAGCTTGTCAAAAAGGTTCTGATGCAAAAGGCTGCGAAGATGGCGGTAGTCAAACTCAAGGTTCGTTTTACTATAGCGAAACCATGAATAAACTCATCGACCAACAACGCAAAGAACAAAACCCCGCAGCACGAGAGAAGATTTTCGCTCAAATTCAAACCCAAGTAGCTAATGATGTACCTTACGTCCCGCTTTGGCAAAACAAAGACTATGTATTTGCCCAAAAAGGTGTAGCTAATGTGCAACTTGACCCTACCCAAAATTTGATTTATAAAACCATCAAAAAATAG
- a CDS encoding RNA-binding S1 domain-containing protein: MVNQNITATEIGFTHEDFAALLDKYDYHFSPGDIVPGTVFSIEPRGALIDIGAKTAAYIPIQEMSINRVDSPEEVLQSNETREFFILTDENEDGQLTLSIRRIEYMRAWERVRQLQAEDATVRSGVFATNRGGALVRIEGLRGFIPGSHISTRKPKEELVGEELPLKFLEVDEERNRLVLSHRRALVERKMNRLEVGEVVIGTVRGIKPYGAFIDIGGVSGLLHISEISHEHIDTPHSVFNVNDEVKVMIIDLDAERGRISLSTKQLEPEPGDMIKNRDLVYDKAEEMAAKYREQLLAKQQGITLTPTAEEVVAEEDIPAATETEEEIPAAIEEEIPVAIEE, from the coding sequence ATGGTCAATCAGAACATAACCGCTACAGAAATTGGATTTACTCACGAAGATTTCGCTGCTCTACTTGACAAATACGACTATCACTTTAGCCCTGGAGATATTGTACCAGGAACGGTTTTCAGTATAGAGCCGCGCGGCGCTCTGATTGACATCGGTGCTAAAACAGCAGCATATATACCTATACAAGAAATGTCTATCAACCGGGTAGACAGCCCGGAAGAAGTATTACAGTCAAACGAAACACGGGAATTTTTCATCCTTACCGATGAAAACGAAGATGGTCAGCTGACCCTTTCAATCCGCCGTATTGAATACATGCGGGCTTGGGAGCGTGTACGTCAGTTGCAAGCAGAAGATGCAACTGTGCGTTCTGGTGTATTTGCGACAAACCGTGGTGGTGCATTGGTACGCATTGAGGGATTGCGTGGATTTATCCCTGGTTCCCACATTAGCACCCGCAAGCCTAAAGAAGAATTAGTGGGTGAAGAACTACCATTGAAGTTCTTGGAAGTAGATGAAGAACGTAACCGCTTAGTTCTATCTCATCGTCGGGCGCTGGTTGAGCGTAAGATGAACCGCCTGGAAGTTGGCGAAGTAGTAATTGGGACAGTTCGTGGTATCAAGCCTTACGGTGCTTTCATCGATATTGGTGGTGTTAGCGGCTTGTTGCACATCTCAGAAATTTCTCACGAACATATCGATACACCTCATAGCGTGTTCAATGTCAATGATGAAGTGAAAGTGATGATCATTGATTTGGATGCAGAAAGAGGCCGGATTTCCTTGTCTACCAAGCAGTTAGAACCAGAACCCGGTGATATGATTAAAAACCGTGATTTGGTCTACGATAAAGCTGAAGAAATGGCAGCTAAATATCGTGAGCAACTGTTAGCTAAACAACAAGGTATAACTTTAACACCAACTGCTGAAGAAGTTGTTGCTGAAGAAGATATTCCAGCAGCTACCGAAACTGAAGAAGAAATCCCAGCAGCTATTGAAGAAGAAATTCCCGTAGCTATTGAAGAGTAA